One Colius striatus isolate bColStr4 chromosome 8, bColStr4.1.hap1, whole genome shotgun sequence genomic region harbors:
- the SFXN2 gene encoding sideroflexin-2 isoform X2, giving the protein MATVPLGFDIDAPRWDQSTFMGRLKHFLNITDPRTVLVREEELDRAKALVESCRAGLVPPGSTQEQLLYAKKLYDSAFHPDTGEKMNLIGRMSFQVPGGMALTGCMLQFYRTVPAVVFWQWMNQSFNAIVNYTNRNAASPVSLRQIGVAYVTATSTALATAVGLNLYTKRAPPLLARWVPFAAVAAANCVNIPLMRQQEIINGIMVTDGDNNELGLSRRAAVKGIAQVVISRVTMAAPGMIILPIIMERLEKFPFMQPPVHGASSLRPVPAKMLPCTG; this is encoded by the exons ATGGCCACCGTCCCTCTTGGCTTCGACATCGATGCCCCGCGCTGGGACCAGAGCACCTTCATGGGCCGCCTGAAGCACTTCCTCAACATCACAGACCCACGGACTGTGCTGGTGCGAGAGGAGGAGCTGGACCGAGCCAAGGCCTTGGTGGAGAGCTGCAG GGCTGGGCTAGTGCCACCAGGAAGCACCCAGGAGCAGCTACTGTATGCCAAGAAGCTGTACGACTCAGCCTTCCACCCTGACACCGGTGAGAAGATGAACCTCATCGGGAGGATGTCTTTCCAGGTGCCGGGGGGCATGGCTCTCACTGGCTGCATGCTCCAGTTCTACCG GACAGTGCCTGCCGTGGTTTTCTGGCAGTGGATGAACCAGTCCTTCAACGCCATTGTCAACTACACCAACCGCAACGCTGCGTCCCCCGTCTCACTGAG GCAAATCGGAGTGGCTTACGTcacagccaccagcacagccctggccacCGCAGTGGGACTCAACCTCTACACCAAG CGCGCCCCCCCCTTGCTGGCCCGCTGGGTCCCTTTcgcagctgtggctgctgccaacTGTGTCAATATCCCCCTGATGCGGCAACA GGAGATCATCAACGGGATCATGGTGACAGATGGGGACAACAATGAGCTTGGTCTCTCCAGG agagcagcagtgaaGGGGATTGCACAGGTTGTCATCTCCAGAGTCACCATGGCAGCACCCGGCATGA TTATTTTGCCCATCATCATGGAGCGACTGGAGAAATTTCCCTTCATGCAG CCTCCTGTTCATGGTGCCAGCAGCCTGCGCCCTGTTCCCGCAAAGATG CTCCCTTGCACTGGCTGA
- the SFXN2 gene encoding sideroflexin-2 isoform X1 has product MATVPLGFDIDAPRWDQSTFMGRLKHFLNITDPRTVLVREEELDRAKALVESCRAGLVPPGSTQEQLLYAKKLYDSAFHPDTGEKMNLIGRMSFQVPGGMALTGCMLQFYRTVPAVVFWQWMNQSFNAIVNYTNRNAASPVSLRQIGVAYVTATSTALATAVGLNLYTKRAPPLLARWVPFAAVAAANCVNIPLMRQQEIINGIMVTDGDNNELGLSRRAAVKGIAQVVISRVTMAAPGMIILPIIMERLEKFPFMQRIRVLHGPLQVLLCGGFLLFMVPAACALFPQRCSLALADLELELRDSIVAKHRDKVPHVYFNKGL; this is encoded by the exons ATGGCCACCGTCCCTCTTGGCTTCGACATCGATGCCCCGCGCTGGGACCAGAGCACCTTCATGGGCCGCCTGAAGCACTTCCTCAACATCACAGACCCACGGACTGTGCTGGTGCGAGAGGAGGAGCTGGACCGAGCCAAGGCCTTGGTGGAGAGCTGCAG GGCTGGGCTAGTGCCACCAGGAAGCACCCAGGAGCAGCTACTGTATGCCAAGAAGCTGTACGACTCAGCCTTCCACCCTGACACCGGTGAGAAGATGAACCTCATCGGGAGGATGTCTTTCCAGGTGCCGGGGGGCATGGCTCTCACTGGCTGCATGCTCCAGTTCTACCG GACAGTGCCTGCCGTGGTTTTCTGGCAGTGGATGAACCAGTCCTTCAACGCCATTGTCAACTACACCAACCGCAACGCTGCGTCCCCCGTCTCACTGAG GCAAATCGGAGTGGCTTACGTcacagccaccagcacagccctggccacCGCAGTGGGACTCAACCTCTACACCAAG CGCGCCCCCCCCTTGCTGGCCCGCTGGGTCCCTTTcgcagctgtggctgctgccaacTGTGTCAATATCCCCCTGATGCGGCAACA GGAGATCATCAACGGGATCATGGTGACAGATGGGGACAACAATGAGCTTGGTCTCTCCAGG agagcagcagtgaaGGGGATTGCACAGGTTGTCATCTCCAGAGTCACCATGGCAGCACCCGGCATGA TTATTTTGCCCATCATCATGGAGCGACTGGAGAAATTTCCCTTCATGCAG CGGATCCGGGTTCTCCACGGGCCTCTGCAGGTTCTGCTCTGTGGGGGTTT CCTCCTGTTCATGGTGCCAGCAGCCTGCGCCCTGTTCCCGCAAAGATG CTCCCTTGCACTGGCTGACCTTGAGCTGGAGCTGCGTGACAGCATTGTGGCCAAGCATAGGGACAAAGTGCCACACGTCTATTTTAACAAAGGACTGTGA